One window from the genome of Eucalyptus grandis isolate ANBG69807.140 chromosome 7, ASM1654582v1, whole genome shotgun sequence encodes:
- the LOC120295379 gene encoding putative disease resistance protein At3g14460, translating to MGGIGKTALAQQLYNDARVDRCFEMRAWVCVSDVFDVLDITKTILRSITGLPCEGKDLNEFQVKLRDNLFEKKFLVVLDDIWNEKYEKWTDLLKPFVVGARGSKIIVTTRNLAVVKLTRAHPYLLKELSLDDCTSLLAFHALEATNFKSHSEFETIGKKIAERCKGLPLAVKMFGGALRNKMNPSEWEDTLNNIIGDLPTMKNDEVLPILRLSYVHLPSYLKRCFSYCAIFPKDYEIERDELVLLWIAEGFLDGQKTKENKLKLGRSYFDELVSRSFLQKSSVDKSKFSMHDLLNDLAKSIEGAMCFSSRESQVVVYEDDASLGRARYASFVSSWLVTSKCLRAYHELKVLRSLILMHVGSSEGPIKFSISNKVLHDLLTNLKYLRVFSLCHCTIVEVPNCVGELKHLRYLNFSYTNIERLPESIGDLCKLQALILRGCHRLSKLPHGITKLVSLQFLDIRDTESLKEMPLGINNLKNLTILSKFVVGTEKGLQLKELKNLSHLQGELFISKLQKVEDVRDAVDANLLEKQDLRKLFLHWDEDFGILRNDKHESQVLESLRPHINLENLTILNYGGAKFPSWLDGSSYSQMVSLCLWHCPYVTSLPSLGQLPSLRELSLKGLNAVRIIGSNFYGGDRPFSSLITLQFEEMLAWKDWSPYAGGLKEEVPLSCLEHLVVRSCPSLVETLPCQLDHLIKLEIHSCQQLNNSTNELCLPSLDELYLEDCSKEILKSLFKLTSLTVLKINKLIELVSFDHRFMSCLGKLRKLHIGLCDKLTYLWQDGNETRNLNCLENLDIIKCPRFTSFVAREGEIELPYNLERIELVNCTSLKKLPSKMHTLRHLVIKNCPKIMALNIPQGDPSSNNSISQLESLKIHHYDSPISFSFAKGRLAPLKALHIDNCEGVESLEGIAIESLETMTINDCQNMGSLPQCLHTLSHLTRLDIYNCPALEIEDFPPLPVTLLSLVLNRCSMIKSIANCNIANCNNLIELEIWECPLLEINDFPPLPITLRSLTLGGCPMIKSLPNKWHHLTSLQKLEIKYCPNIKCFPKGGLPPKLRELRIWGLVDLKQPVREWGLHLLTSLEYLTVDFNMGGEGENEWFPSKDEDAWSLFPSSLTCLWIYDLRNTERLSSGLRNHLSSLQSLLIGYCPELRYLPEDGFPPSLQQLDIQRCAKLTSDYWPLIEEIPQICIW from the coding sequence ATGGGCGGTATCGGAAAGACTGCCTTGGCTCAACAGCTATATAATGATGCCAGAGTGGATAGATGTTTTGAGATGAGAGCATGGGTTTGTGTTTCAGATGTTTTTGATGTTCTCGACATAACAAAGACTATTTTGCGGTCAATCACTGGGTTGCCCTGTGAGGGCAAAGATCTAAATGAGTTTCAAGTTAAGTTGAGGGACAATCTTTTCgaaaagaagtttcttgtggttCTAGACGATATATGGAATGAGAAGTACGAAAAATGGACTGACCTCTTAAAGCCATTTGTAGTGGGTGCTAGGGGAAGCAAGATTATTGTTACGACTCGCAACCTTGCTGTTGTTAAACTGACAAGAGCTCATCCGTATCTTTTGAAGGAATTGTCCCTTGATGATTGTACAAGCTTATTAGCCTTTCATGCTCTTGAAGCAACAAATTTTAAGAGCCACTCGGAATTTGAAACAATTGGCAAGAAAATAGCTGAAAGATGTAAAGGTTTACCTTTGGCAGTGAAGATGTTTGGTGGTGCCCTACGTAATAAAATGAATCCCAGTGAATGGGAAGATACCTTAAACAACATAATAGGGGATCTTCCAACAATGAAGAATGATGAGGTTCTCCCTATTTTGAGATTAAGCTATGTCCATCTTCCTTCCTATTTGAAGAGATGTTTTTCTTATTGTGCAATATTTCCCAAGGATTATGAAATTGAGAGGGATGAGCTCGTACTCCTATGGATAGCAGAGGGATTTTTAGATGgacaaaaaacaaaggaaaataagttGAAATTAGGACGGAGTTACTTCGATGAGTTAGTATCTAGATCATTTCTTCAAAAATCAAGTGTTGACAAATCTaagttttcaatgcatgatcttTTGAATGATCTAGCAAAGTCAATTGAGGGTGCAATGTGCTTTAGCTCTAGGGAGTCTCAGGTGGTAGTTTATGAAGATGATGCATCTCTTGGGAGAGCTCGTTATGCATCATTCGTCTCATCATGGCTTGTTACATCAAAATGCTTAAGAGCATATCATGAATTAAAGGTCTTAAGAAGTTTAATTCTAATGCATGTTGGATCTAGTGAGGGCCCAATTAAATTCTCTATTTCCAACAAGGTGTTGCACGACTTGCTAACAAACTTGAAGTATTTGAGGGTGTTTTCATTATGTCATTGTACCATTGTAGAGGTACCGAATTGTGTTGGTGAATTAAAACATCTTCGATATCTCAATTTCTCGTACACTAACATCGAAAGATTACCTGAGTCAATTGGCGACTTGTGCAAATTACAAGCTTTGATCTTAAGAGGTTGTCATCGGCTTTCAAAGTTGCCTCACGGTATCACAAAGTTAGTCAGCTTACAATTTCTTGATATTAGAGATACAGAAAGTCTAAAAGAGATGCCATTGGGTATCAATAATTTGAAGAATCTTACTATCTTGTCCAAGTTTGTGGTAGGAACAGAGAAGGGCCTACAGTTAAAGGAGTTAAAGAACTTGTCACATCTTCAAGGAGAATTATTCATATCAAAATTACAAAAGGTGGAAGATGTTAGAGATGCTGTTGATGCTAATTTGTTAGAAAAGCAAGACCTAAGAAAATTATTCTTGCATTGGGATGaagattttggaattcttcgGAATGATAAGCATGAATCACAGGTGCTTGAGTCTTTGCGACCTCACATTAATCTTGAAAATCTTACTATTTTGAACTATGGCGGTGCCAAATTCCCATCATGGTTAGATGGTTCATCGTATTCTCAGATGGTGTCTTTGTGTTTGTGGCATTGTCCTTATGTCACATCGTTGCCTTCACTTGGACAACTACCTTCATTGAGAGAATTATCTCTTAAAGGTCTAAATGCGGTAAGAATAATAGGCTCTAATTTTTATGGAGGTGATAGGCCTTTTTCGTCCTTAATTACTTTGCAGTTCGAAGAGATGTTGGCATGGAAGGATTGGTCTCCTTATGCAGGGGGCCTTAAAGAAGAAGTCCCATTATCTTGTCTTGAGCATCTTGTTGTCCGGAGCTGTCCTTCGCTGGTCGAGACATTGCCTTGTCAACTTGATCATCTTATAAAGCTTGAAATTCATTCATGCCAACAATTGAATAACTCAACCAATGAGTTATGTCTTCCATCTCTCGATGAGTTATACCTTGAGGATTGTAGTAAGGAGATCTTAAAGAGCTTGTTCAAGCTAACTTCTTTGACAGTTCTCAAAATTAACAAACTCATAGAGCTTGTTTCCTTTGATCATCGGTTTATGAGTTGCTTGGGCAAGCTAAGGAAGCTTCATATAGGACTATGTGACAAGCTAACCTACTTGTGGCAAGATGGAAATGAAACACGAAATCTCAATTGCCTCGAGAATTTAGACATTATAAAATGTCCTCGATTCACATCTTTTGTGGCAAGAGAAGGAGAGATAGAGCTACCCTACAACCTTGAAAGGATAGAATTGGTGAATTGCACAAGTTTAAAAAAGCTTCCAAGCAAGATGCACACACTTAGACATTTGGTGATtaagaattgtccaaaaatcatggCTCTAAACATTCCTCAAGGTGACCCCAGCAGCAATAATTCGatttctcaacttgaatctcttaAGATACATCACTATGATTCTCCGATATCCTTTTCATTTGCCAAGGGTAGACTTGCTCCTCTGAAGGCACTTCATATAGACAATTGTGAGGGAGTGGAGTCGTTGGAAGGGATTGCCATAGAATCGCTTGAAACAATGACAATTAACGATTGTCAAAATATGGGAAGCTTACCACAATGCCTTCACACACTCTCCCATCTCACTCGATTGGATATTTATAATTGTCCAGCATTGGAGATAGAGGACTTCCCTCCCCTTCCCGTAACCCTCTTGAGTCTTGTTCTTAATCGTTGTTCTATGATAAAGTCTATTGCCAACTGTAACATTGCCAACTGTAACAATCTCATTGAATTGGAAATATGGGAGTGTCCGCTATTGGAGATAAATGACTTCCCACCCCTTCCTATCACCTTGCGGAGTCTTACACTTGGGGGATGTCCGATGATAAAGTCCCTGCCAAATAAGTGGCATCATCTTACATCCCTCCAAAAGCTAGAAATTAAATATTGCCCAAATATCAAGTGCTTCCCAAAAGGAGGTTTGCCTCCCAAATTGCGAGAGCTTAGAATTTGGGGGCTCGTGGATTTGAAGCAGCCAGTGAGAGAGTGGGGGTTACACCTGCTCACATCTCTCGAGTATCTGACCGTTGATTTTAAcatgggaggggagggagagaatgAGTGGTTTCCTTCGAAGGATGAGGATGCCTGGagtctctttccttcctctctaacCTGTCTTTGGATATATGATTTGAGAAACACGGAAAGACTATCGAGTGGTCTCCGcaaccatctctcctctctccagtCGTTATTGATTGGATATTGCCCCGAGTTGAGGtacttgccagaggatggcttccctccctccctccaacaaTTGGACATACAGAGATGTGCAAAACTCACTAGTgactattggcccctcatcGAAGAGATCCCTCAAATCTGCATTTGGTAG